GCGAGGCGACCGCCGCAGTGTCTAGATCTAGAACTTGAAGTTCACCCCAATCAACGCGCTCAGTCCAGCGCCTGGAATCAGATGGCTCGGATGTGGCTGGTCAATGTAGAACTTGTTCGCCAGGTTATAGACGTTGGCCTGCAACTCGAGCCGGTCGGTCAACGGACGATTGACCATCGCGTTGAACACCCAGTAGCTCGGAACCGCCTTCATCGCAACGCTGGTAACGACATACCCGGCCCCATTGGGATTGACGGCATAGCCCGTCGGGACATACGGCACCGTGGAGCTGGCCGTCCGGCTCGAGAGCGAGTTGCCGCCGAAGCCCGCATTCATCCGCAGCGGCAGACGATGCGTCACGAAGAAGTTGAACGTCTGCCGCGGAACGTTCGCCAACGGAAATCCGATCGACGTTGGGAAGAGCTTCGAGAACGTCACCGCCGAATCCAGATACGCGTAGCCCAGGATCAGATCCGTCCCCTGCGGCAGCTTGCCGACGATACTGGCCTGCGCCCCTTTCACCAGTTGGTTCCCGGCCAGCACGATGTTGTTCGAGTTCGTCGGATCGGTCTCGCGGGCATTGTCCTTCGTCGTGTGGAACCACGCGCCATCGACCATCAGGCGGTCGTGGATGAAGCTGTACTTCGCTCCCGCCTCGTAGGTCTCATTCTCTTCCGGCGGAAGAAGACTGGTCGCCACGCTCAGCGAGAGCGACTCCGCCGACGGGTTGAAGCTGGTCCCGTAGTCGAAGTAGACGCTGCCATGCTGCGTCGGCTTGTAGACGAAGGCAGCGCGGTAGGTCGGCTTTCTGACGATCTGCTCGATCGGTGGTATCGCCGCGCTGACCGTGCCTCCCGTCGGCGGAGCAACCGGCTGGTACGAGTTGAAGACGGTATCGAAGTAGTCCCAGCGAACGCCGCCGCTCATCTCAAACAATCGTCCCAGGTGGACCGTATCGACGAAGTACGCGCCACCACTCTTCGACGTCGTGTGGACCACGGTCGAGATATAGCCTATGCCGCCAAACGAGTCTGCGGGATTGGGGTGCAGGAGGTTCGTCGAAGGAACGGTATTGATGCCATTGATGGCGTAGCTGGTACGGATCGGGTTCGAGACCTCACGTCCACCCTCGGCTCCTCCGGCAAAACTATTCTGAACTCCGAGCAGCTTGAACCGCGCTGTCAGTTCGGTCTGCTCCCACAGATCGCCTTCGACGCTCTTGATCTGGATCTGATTTCGGTTGACGGCGATGGTCGCTGGATCGCTTTGGGGGGTGTACGGGCAGGGAAGCGTCGTATTGATCGCCGATGTAGGCAGCTTGGCCACGACCGTTCCCACCGGCACACTCACCGACGCATTCGAACAGATCTGCGGCTCGGTAATCTGCGCCTGCCGCGGATAGTTCGCCCATCGCGCAATCGAGTGAAGAGCGACGTTAGGACCGAAGTCGTGGTCCAGCTTTCCAGTCAGGATGTCGTCATTCGTGCGGAGATAGTTCTGGTCCGGGAAGCCGAAGTAGTTATGGCGGCTGGTTGGCGCGACCTTGTTGAAGAACCATGGCAAACCGTAGTCCGGGGTGTCGCTCTCCGTGAAGTGGAAGTAGCTCACCGTATACCGCGTCTTCGAGTTCATCCCAAAGGTGATCGACGGCGCGACGCCGTAGTGCCGGTTCTCCGCATAGGGGCGCCCTGCGACTCCACCCTCGGTAGCCACGACGTTTAGCCGGAACGCAGTCCCATCGCCCAGATCCGGC
This Granulicella aggregans DNA region includes the following protein-coding sequences:
- a CDS encoding TonB-dependent receptor; this encodes MQETLSTRKSPWLALGTLAAYTVMGAARPAMASTPNEDGIAAGEPPVTTKPVRQFNIPAGPLDAAIATYEALTGLTISTSLPGKTLAPFDSRGVSGLYTNEEALKLILAGTGLEATPAAEARSLVVGIARHADTVDVSAGLPDAVAITKFTEPLLDTPQTIVAVPKFVLEDEGNTTLRDALRNVPGISMAAGESGAQGDNLTIRGFTARNDIFLDGIRDFGSYYRDSFDYEQVEVLEGPAGVQFGRGSTGGVINQESKVPQAQDFVKVGAVFGTDLTRRVTADINKPLPDLGDGTAFRLNVVATEGGVAGRPYAENRHYGVAPSITFGMNSKTRYTVSYFHFTESDTPDYGLPWFFNKVAPTSRHNYFGFPDQNYLRTNDDILTGKLDHDFGPNVALHSIARWANYPRQAQITEPQICSNASVSVPVGTVVAKLPTSAINTTLPCPYTPQSDPATIAVNRNQIQIKSVEGDLWEQTELTARFKLLGVQNSFAGGAEGGREVSNPIRTSYAINGINTVPSTNLLHPNPADSFGGIGYISTVVHTTSKSGGAYFVDTVHLGRLFEMSGGVRWDYFDTVFNSYQPVAPPTGGTVSAAIPPIEQIVRKPTYRAAFVYKPTQHGSVYFDYGTSFNPSAESLSLSVATSLLPPEENETYEAGAKYSFIHDRLMVDGAWFHTTKDNARETDPTNSNNIVLAGNQLVKGAQASIVGKLPQGTDLILGYAYLDSAVTFSKLFPTSIGFPLANVPRQTFNFFVTHRLPLRMNAGFGGNSLSSRTASSTVPYVPTGYAVNPNGAGYVVTSVAMKAVPSYWVFNAMVNRPLTDRLELQANVYNLANKFYIDQPHPSHLIPGAGLSALIGVNFKF